One segment of Allorhodopirellula heiligendammensis DNA contains the following:
- a CDS encoding sodium:solute symporter: MSDNFALIELPVVLSAASNLTLIDWGVIAGYFLIMAGVVAWSSRRQNSTADYFLAGRNVGWFVIGTSLFASNIGSEHIVGLAGQGAVSGLAMAHYELHAWIMIMLAWFFVPFYYRTGVYTVPEFLELRFGPTSRWILSVVSLVAYVFTKVSVTVYAGAVVFSALLPDTFGSPAAAFWIGAIATVLLTGLYTVFGGLRAVLFTDAAQALILLIGSICITFIGLKQLGGWEELRVMAKANADAFALWRPIDDPDFPWLGILIGSPIVGIWYWCTDQYIVQRTLSAKNLRNARRGALWGGVLKVWPVFIFLIPGLIGWALHSKGLIAIPTKTLIDGGTGLDGDKVFPTLVTTLLPVGLRGLVVAGLLAALMSSLSSLFNSAASLFTIDIYQKLRPGRSEQHLVRVGRIATLVVVVAGLAWIPVMARISGGGLYEYLQSVQGYLAPPITAVFVLGLLWPRMNSPAAVVGLTFGFALGLGKTIVQAVYGSGAGKISSPALLAWIGDANFLYFSSALFAICLLVIVVTTLCTRAPDPERVRGLTWGARSEADVREIRESWTPVDVVMTVAILGLVLGIYLYFTFWLSY; the protein is encoded by the coding sequence ATGTCTGATAATTTTGCGCTGATCGAGCTGCCTGTTGTTTTATCAGCAGCGAGCAACCTGACCTTGATCGATTGGGGCGTGATCGCCGGTTATTTCTTGATCATGGCGGGTGTGGTGGCGTGGTCGTCGCGTCGCCAGAATAGCACGGCCGACTATTTTCTCGCAGGGCGAAACGTCGGCTGGTTCGTGATTGGTACGTCGCTGTTTGCATCGAACATCGGCTCCGAGCATATCGTTGGCTTGGCCGGTCAGGGTGCGGTGTCGGGACTGGCAATGGCGCACTACGAATTGCATGCCTGGATCATGATCATGTTGGCCTGGTTCTTCGTGCCGTTCTACTATCGCACGGGCGTCTACACGGTACCTGAATTTCTCGAACTGCGCTTTGGTCCGACATCGAGATGGATCCTCTCGGTGGTGTCGTTGGTGGCCTACGTGTTCACGAAAGTCTCCGTGACGGTGTACGCCGGTGCCGTCGTGTTCTCGGCATTGTTGCCGGACACTTTCGGATCGCCCGCGGCCGCGTTTTGGATAGGTGCCATCGCAACGGTACTGTTGACGGGCTTGTACACTGTGTTCGGCGGCCTGCGGGCGGTGCTGTTCACCGACGCGGCGCAGGCCTTGATTCTGTTGATCGGTTCGATTTGCATTACGTTCATCGGTTTGAAGCAACTCGGCGGCTGGGAAGAACTTCGGGTAATGGCAAAGGCGAACGCGGATGCGTTTGCGCTGTGGCGACCGATCGACGACCCAGATTTCCCGTGGTTGGGGATTTTGATCGGGTCTCCCATCGTTGGAATTTGGTATTGGTGTACGGACCAGTACATTGTTCAGCGTACGTTGTCGGCGAAGAATCTTCGCAATGCCCGTCGCGGCGCTCTCTGGGGTGGCGTGCTCAAAGTATGGCCAGTGTTCATTTTTTTGATTCCTGGGTTGATCGGTTGGGCACTGCATAGCAAAGGGTTGATTGCAATCCCCACGAAAACCCTCATTGATGGTGGTACGGGACTGGATGGTGACAAAGTATTTCCGACGCTGGTGACTACGTTGTTACCGGTTGGTTTACGCGGCCTGGTTGTAGCGGGATTGTTGGCGGCGTTGATGAGTTCGCTATCATCCCTGTTTAATTCCGCCGCCTCCTTGTTCACGATTGACATCTATCAGAAACTCCGCCCTGGTCGTTCCGAGCAACATCTGGTGCGCGTGGGTCGGATCGCGACGCTTGTCGTCGTTGTTGCTGGATTGGCTTGGATCCCCGTGATGGCCCGCATTTCCGGGGGCGGTTTGTACGAGTACCTGCAATCGGTACAGGGCTATCTGGCACCACCAATCACGGCGGTTTTTGTGCTGGGCCTGTTATGGCCGCGGATGAATTCACCCGCTGCGGTAGTGGGGCTGACGTTCGGATTTGCGCTCGGGTTAGGCAAAACGATCGTCCAAGCAGTCTACGGCAGTGGGGCTGGAAAGATCTCATCGCCCGCCTTGTTGGCGTGGATCGGAGATGCGAATTTCCTCTATTTCTCGTCGGCGCTGTTTGCGATTTGTTTGCTCGTCATCGTAGTCACCACGCTCTGCACGCGAGCACCCGATCCCGAACGGGTGCGAGGCTTGACGTGGGGGGCCCGAAGCGAAGCGGATGTTCGCGAGATCCGTGAAAGCTGGACCCCAGTCGACGTGGTGATGACCGTTGCGATCTTGGGGCTGGTACTCGGAATCTATCTTTATTTCACGTTCTGGCTGTCGTACTGA